From Streptomyces griseorubiginosus, one genomic window encodes:
- the ftsE gene encoding cell division ATP-binding protein FtsE: MIRFDNVSKVYPKQTRPALRDVSLEVEKGEFVFLVGSSGSGKSTFLRLVLREERTSQGQVHVLGKDLARLSNWKVPQMRRQLGTVFQDFRLLPNKTVAENVAFAQEVIGKSRGEIRKSVPQVLDLVGLGGKEDRMPGELSGGEQQRVAIARAFVNRPKLLIADEPTGNLDPQTSVGIMKLLDRINRTGTTVLMATHDQNIVDQMRKRVIELEKGRLVRDQARGVYGYQH; encoded by the coding sequence GTGATCCGATTCGACAACGTATCCAAGGTCTACCCCAAGCAGACCCGCCCCGCACTCAGGGATGTCTCCCTCGAAGTGGAGAAGGGCGAGTTCGTGTTCCTCGTGGGGTCCTCCGGCTCCGGAAAGTCCACCTTCCTGCGGTTGGTGCTCCGTGAGGAGCGGACCAGCCAGGGGCAGGTGCACGTCCTGGGCAAGGACCTCGCGCGCCTCTCCAACTGGAAGGTGCCGCAGATGCGCCGCCAGCTGGGGACCGTGTTCCAGGACTTCCGGCTGCTGCCCAACAAGACGGTCGCGGAGAACGTGGCCTTCGCGCAGGAGGTCATCGGCAAGTCGCGCGGTGAGATCCGCAAGTCCGTGCCGCAGGTGCTCGACCTCGTCGGGCTTGGCGGCAAGGAGGACCGGATGCCGGGTGAGCTCTCCGGTGGTGAGCAGCAGCGCGTGGCCATCGCCCGGGCCTTCGTGAACCGGCCCAAGCTGCTGATCGCCGACGAGCCCACCGGCAACCTCGACCCGCAGACCTCCGTCGGCATCATGAAGCTGCTCGACCGGATCAACCGGACGGGCACCACCGTGCTGATGGCGACGCACGACCAGAACATCGTGGACCAGATGCGCAAGCGCGTCATCGAGCTGGAGAAGGGCCGCCTCGTCCGCGACCAGGCACGCGGCGTCTACGGCTACCAGCACTGA
- the prfB gene encoding peptide chain release factor 2 translates to MAVVDVSEELKSLSSTMESIEAVLDLDKLRADIAVLEEQAAAPSLWDNPDEAQKITSKLSHLQAEVRKAEALRGRIDDLSVLFEMAEEEDDPDTRAEAESELTAVKKALDEMEVRTLLSGEYDSREALVNIRAEAGGVDAADFAEKLQRMYLRWAEQKGYKTELIETSYAEEAGIKSTTFAVQAPYAYGTLSVEQGTHRLVRISPFDNQGRRQTSFAGVEILPVVEQTDHIEIDESELRVDVYRSSGPGGQGVNTTDSAVRLTHLPTGIVVSCQNERSQIQNKATAMNVLQAKLLERQRQEERAKMDALKDGGSSWGNQMRSYVLHPYQMVKDLRTEFEVGNPEAVFNGEIDGFIEAGIRWRKQQEK, encoded by the coding sequence GTGGCAGTCGTCGATGTATCCGAAGAGCTCAAGTCCCTCTCCTCGACCATGGAGTCGATCGAGGCCGTTCTGGACCTCGACAAGCTGAGGGCAGACATCGCCGTGCTCGAGGAGCAGGCGGCCGCGCCGTCCCTCTGGGACAACCCGGACGAGGCGCAGAAGATCACCAGCAAGCTCTCCCACCTCCAGGCGGAGGTGCGCAAGGCCGAGGCCCTGCGCGGTCGTATCGACGACCTGAGCGTCCTCTTCGAGATGGCCGAGGAGGAGGACGACCCGGACACCCGCGCCGAGGCCGAGTCCGAGCTCACCGCCGTCAAGAAGGCGCTGGACGAGATGGAGGTGCGCACCCTCCTGTCCGGCGAGTACGACTCGCGTGAGGCGCTCGTCAACATCCGCGCCGAGGCCGGTGGCGTCGACGCCGCCGACTTCGCGGAGAAGCTCCAGCGGATGTACCTGCGCTGGGCGGAGCAGAAGGGCTACAAGACCGAGCTCATCGAGACGTCGTACGCGGAAGAGGCCGGCATCAAGTCGACCACCTTCGCCGTGCAGGCGCCGTACGCCTACGGCACGCTCTCCGTCGAGCAGGGCACCCACCGGCTCGTGCGCATCTCGCCGTTCGACAACCAGGGGCGCCGTCAGACCTCCTTCGCGGGCGTGGAGATCCTGCCCGTGGTCGAGCAGACCGACCACATCGAGATCGACGAGTCCGAACTGCGCGTGGACGTCTACCGGTCCTCCGGACCCGGCGGACAGGGCGTCAACACCACCGACTCCGCGGTGCGGCTGACCCACCTCCCCACCGGCATCGTCGTCTCCTGCCAGAACGAGCGGTCGCAGATCCAGAACAAGGCGACCGCCATGAACGTCCTCCAGGCGAAGCTGCTGGAGCGGCAGCGCCAGGAGGAGCGGGCCAAGATGGACGCCCTGAAGGACGGCGGCAGCTCCTGGGGCAACCAGATGCGTTCGTACGTCCTGCACCCGTACCAGATGGTCAAGGACCTGCGCACCGAGTTCGAGGTCGGCAATCCCGAGGCTGTGTTCAACGGCGAGATCGACGGCTTCATCGAAGCCGGAATTCGCTGGCGCAAGCAGCAGGAGAAGTAA
- a CDS encoding serine/threonine-protein kinase — protein sequence MARKIGSRYTANQILGRGSAGTVWLGEGPEGPVAVKLLREDLSSDQELVGRFVQERTALLGLEHPHVVSVRDLVVDGNDLALVMDLVRGTDLRTRLDREKRLAPEAAVAIVADVADGLAAAHAAGVVHRDVKPENILLDMQGPLGPGGSHPALLTDFGVAKLIDSPRRTRATKIIGTPDYLAPEIVEGLPPRASVDIYALATVLYELLAGFTPFGGGHPGAVLRRHVTETVVPLPGIPDELWQLIVQCLAKAPASRLRASELGVRLRELLPLLAGIPPLDVDEPDAEPEDEQDGEGTAPASAGEPVSSGRPARRGAVPLVPGARPADSNRDTHTSMRVPAPDELAGGALGTARVPRAAGAPRPGSARNRATTRRRRLAVGAAAAVLVAAAGIGVWAATSGDDAGASPQDTKNSAPASP from the coding sequence TTGGCACGGAAGATCGGCAGCCGGTACACCGCCAACCAGATCCTGGGGCGGGGCAGCGCCGGCACGGTGTGGCTCGGCGAGGGACCCGAGGGGCCCGTCGCCGTCAAGCTGCTGCGCGAGGACCTCTCGTCCGACCAGGAACTCGTCGGCCGGTTCGTCCAGGAGCGCACGGCACTGCTCGGTCTGGAGCACCCCCATGTGGTCTCCGTACGCGACCTCGTGGTCGACGGCAATGACCTCGCGCTCGTCATGGACCTGGTCCGGGGCACCGATCTGCGTACCCGGCTCGACCGGGAGAAGCGGCTCGCGCCCGAGGCGGCGGTGGCGATCGTGGCGGACGTCGCCGACGGCCTGGCCGCCGCGCACGCGGCCGGGGTCGTGCACCGGGACGTGAAGCCGGAGAACATCCTGCTGGACATGCAGGGCCCCCTGGGACCCGGCGGGTCCCACCCGGCCCTGCTGACCGACTTCGGCGTGGCCAAGCTCATCGACTCGCCGCGCCGGACCCGCGCCACGAAGATCATCGGGACGCCGGACTACCTCGCGCCCGAGATCGTCGAGGGCCTGCCGCCGCGCGCCTCCGTGGACATCTACGCTCTCGCGACCGTCCTGTACGAGCTGCTCGCGGGCTTCACCCCGTTCGGCGGCGGGCACCCGGGGGCGGTGCTGCGGCGCCATGTGACCGAGACGGTGGTGCCGCTCCCCGGGATCCCCGACGAGCTGTGGCAGCTGATCGTGCAGTGCCTGGCGAAGGCCCCGGCGTCCCGGCTGCGCGCCTCCGAGCTGGGCGTGCGGCTGCGGGAGCTGCTGCCGCTGCTGGCCGGGATTCCGCCGCTGGACGTGGACGAGCCGGACGCGGAGCCGGAGGACGAGCAGGACGGGGAGGGAACCGCCCCCGCGTCCGCCGGTGAGCCGGTCTCCTCCGGGCGGCCCGCGCGGCGGGGTGCCGTACCCCTGGTGCCGGGCGCGAGGCCCGCCGACTCCAACCGGGACACGCACACGTCGATGCGGGTGCCGGCGCCCGACGAGCTGGCCGGGGGCGCGCTGGGCACCGCCCGGGTGCCGCGGGCCGCCGGGGCACCGCGGCCGGGGTCCGCCCGGAACCGGGCGACCACACGACGGCGGCGGCTGGCCGTCGGGGCCGCGGCGGCCGTGCTGGTGGCCGCGGCGGGCATCGGCGTGTGGGCGGCCACCTCGGGGGACGACGCCGGGGCGTCACCGCAGGACACGAAGAACTCCGCACCGGCCTCGCCCTGA